The following proteins come from a genomic window of Musa acuminata AAA Group cultivar baxijiao chromosome BXJ1-7, Cavendish_Baxijiao_AAA, whole genome shotgun sequence:
- the LOC135678484 gene encoding 3-ketoacyl-CoA synthase 11-like yields MAETEQRANAALLQSSSSRLPDFKQSVKLKYVKLGYHYLITHGMYLFFSPLIAVLLAQLSTFSIKDLHDLWDHLRFNLISAVLCSTLLVFLSTVYFLTRRRPVYLVNFACYKPEDPRKCTRQIFMDRSTLTGSFTEENLAFQRKILERSGLGESTYLPEAVLNVPPNPCMAEARKEARTVMFGAIDELLTKTNVKPKDIGILIVNCSLFNPTPSLSAMVVNHYKLRGNIVSYNLGGMGCSAGLLSIDLAKDLLQVYPNSYALVVSMENITLNWYFGNNRSMLVSNCLFRMGGAAILLSNKRSDRRRSKYQLVHTVRTHKGADDKCFSCVTQEEDANGKIGVSLSKDLMAVAGDALKTNITTLGPLVLPMSEQLIFLATLVAKKVFKMKIRPYIPDFKLAFEHFCIHAGGRAVLDEIEKNLQLSDWHMEPSRMTLYRFGNTSSSSLWYELAYSEGKGRIKKKDRIWQIAFGSGFKCNSAVWKALKSINPANEKNPWMDEINNFPVAVPKVSAL; encoded by the coding sequence ATGGCCGAGACTGAACAAAGAGCGAATGCCGCTCTGCTGCAATCATCATCCTCCCGGCTCCCTGATTTCAAGCAATCCGTCAAGCTCAAATATGTCAAGCTTGGTTATCACTACCTCATCACCCATGGGATGTATCTGTTCTTCTCGCCCCTCATTGCCGTCCTCTTGGCGCAGCTTTCCACCTTCTCCATCAAGGACCTCCATGACCTCTGGGACCATCTCCGTTTCAACCTCATCTCTGCGGTACTCTGCTCCACGCTTCTTGTCTTCCTCTCCACCGTCTACTTCCTCACGCGCCGCAGGCCAGTTTATCTGGTCAACTTCGCATGCTATAAGCCCGAGGATCCCCGGAAATGTACTAGACAAATCTTCATGGACCGGTCTACATTAACGGGGTCGTTCACGGAAGAGAACCTCGCATTCCAGCGTAAGATCCTTGAAAGGTCTGGTCTTGGTGAATCCACCTACCTCCCCGAGGCGGTCCTCAATGTTCCTCCGAATCCCTGCATGGCTGAGGCCAGGAAGGAAGCCAGAACTGTTATGTTTGGAGCCATCGATGAGCTTTTGACAAAGACTAATGTGAAACCCAAGGACATCGGTATCTTGATTGTGAATTGTAGCTTGTTCAACCCGACGCCTTCTCTCTCTGCCATGGTTGTTAACCATTACAAGCTTCGAGGAAACATTGTCAGCTATAATCTGGGTGGAATGGGGTGCAGTGCAGGTCTTCTCTCGATTGATCTTGCCAAGGATCTTCTTCAGGTCTATCCCAATTCCTATGCCTTGGTCGTCAGCATGGAGAACATCACCTTGAACTGGTACTTTGGCAACAACCGCTCCATGCTTGTCTCCAACTGCTTGTTCCGTATGGGTGGTGCTGCAATCCTTCTATCCAACAAGAGATCTGATCGCAGGCGCTCAAAGTACCAGCTCGTGCACACTGTTCGCACTCATAAAGGTGCTGATGATAAGTGCTTCAGCTGTGTCACCCAAGAAGAGGATGCGAACGGCAAGATCGGTGTCTCTCTTTCTAAAGATCTCATGGCAGTCGCCGGCGATGCCCTGAAGACCAACATTACTACGCTTGGCCCACTGGTGTTGCCCATGTCCGAACAACTCATCTTTTTGGCTACATTGGTAGCGAAGAAAGTCTTCAAAATGAAGATCAGGCCTTACATTCCCGACTTCAAGTTGGCCTTTGAGCATTTCTGCATTCATGCCGGAGGAAGGGCAGTGTTGGATGAAATAGAGAAGAACCTGCAACTCTCCGATTGGCATATGGAGCCGTCGAGGATGACACTCTATAGGTTTGGAAACACTTCGAGCAGCTCTCTCTGGTATGAATTGGCATATTCAGAAGGCAAAGGAAGGATTAAGAAGAAGGACAGAATTTGGCAAATAGCATTCGGGTCAGGGTTCAAGTGCAACAGTGCTGTCTGGAAGGCCCTGAAATCCATCAATCCTGCAAATGAGAAGAACCCATGGATGGATGAAATTAACAACTTCCCAGTTGCGGTTCCGAAGGTGTCAGCACTTTGA
- the LOC135678486 gene encoding uncharacterized protein LOC135678486: MASGLVLTSIRPAVIRASAADGRGRRKGPAKSVAGGGGGNNWWVPLFGWSAEPDYIDGAGAGAGPAEDSPKKGATASAGEEERRRPAGRRFAAFTEEKARELRMRSMETEAFHDVMYHSAIASRLASDLPRRPLSADN, encoded by the coding sequence ATGGCTTCCGGTTTAGTCCTCACCTCGATCCGGCCGGCCGTGATCCGGGCGAGCGCGGCCGACGGCCGCGGGAGGCGGAAGGGCCCGGCGAAGTCCGTTGCCGGCGGTGGGGGGGGCAACAACTGGTGGGTCCCGCTTTTCGGCTGGTCGGCGGAGCCGGACTACATCGACGGCGCCGGAGCGGGAGCAGGGCCCGCGGAGGATTCCCCCAAGAAAGGGGCGACGGCGTCGGCGggggaagaggagaggaggcggCCGGCGGGGCGAAGGTTCGCGGCGTTCACGGAGGAGAAGGCAAGGGAGCTGCGGATGCGGAGCATGGAGACGGAGGCCTTCCACGACGTGATGTACCACTCCGCCATCGCCTCCCGCCTCGCCTCCGACCTCCCCCGACGTCCCCTCTCTGCCGACAACTGA
- the LOC135678485 gene encoding BIIDXI-like protein At5g11420, which produces MLRLLPSFLLLCVACQLAAAFTDGLLPNGNFEQGPKPWQLKGTKVAGRDAIPRWQITGFVEYIQWGQKQGDMLLVVPEGSYAVRLGNDASIKQSVKVTKGVRYSLTFSAARTCAQEERLNVSASPESGVLPMQTMYSSNGWDSYAWAWLAKSDEVEVVIHNTGVSEDPACGPLIDSVAIKQLFPPRRTNTNLLKNGDFEEGPYILPNTTWGVLIPPQIEDDHSPLPGWMVESLKAVKYLDAEHFSVPRGRRAVELLAGKESAIAQVVRTVPGRRYALSFAVGDASNACEGSLLVEAFAGEHTIKVPYESKGRGGSKRAVLQFTATTARTRVVFWSSYYNTRSDDLSSLCGPVLDDVALVSVRYPKHA; this is translated from the exons ATGCTGCGTTTGCTTCCTTCATTCTTGCTTCTCTGTGTTGCTTGTCAACTGGCGGCTGCCTTCACGGATG GCTTGCTGCCGAATGGGAACTTTGAGCAGGGGCCGAAGCCGTGGCAGCTCAAGGGCACGAAGGTGGCGGGCCGCGACGCCATCCCCCGGTGGCAGATCACGGGCTTCGTGGAGTACATCCAATGGGGGCAGAAGCAAGGGGACATGCTGCTGGTGGTGCCCGAGGGCTCCTACGCCGTCCGCCTTGGCAACGACGCCTCCATCAAGCAGAGTGTGAAGGTCACCAAAGGCGTGCGCTACTCGCTGACGTTCAGCGCCGCGCGGACGTGCGCGCAGGAGGAGCGGCTCAACGTCTCGGCGTCGCCCGAGTCGGGCGTGCTCCCCATGCAGACCATGTACAGCAGCAACGGGTGGGATTCCTACGCCTGGGCGTGGCTGGCCAAGTCCGACGAGGTGGAGGTGGTGATCCACAACACCGGCGTCTCCGAGGACCCCGCCTGCGGCCCTCTCATCGACTCCGTCGCCATCAAGCAGCTCTTCCCTCCCCGGAGGACCAACA CGAACCTTTTGAAGAACGGAGACTTCGAGGAAGGGCCATACATCCTCCCCAACACCACCTGGGGCGTCCTCATCCCTCCCCAGATCGAGGACGACCACTCCCCCCTCCCCGGGTGGATGGTGGAGTCCCTCAAGGCCGTCAAGTACCTGGACGCCGAGCACTTCTCCGTTCCGCGCGGCCGCCGCGCCGTGGAGCTCCTCGCGGGCAAGGAGTCCGCCATCGCGCAGGTCGTCCGCACCGTCCCCGGCCGCCGGTACGCCCTCTCCTTCGCGGTGGGCGACGCTAGCAACGCCTGCGAGGGGTCGCTGCTCGTCGAGGCCTTCGCGGGCGAGCACACCATCAAGGTGCCCTACGAGTCGAAGGGGCGGGGCGGGTCCAAGCGCGCGGTGCTCCAGTTCACGGCCACCACCGCGCGCACGCGCGTCGTCTTCTGGAGCTCCTACTACAACACCCGGAGCGACGACCTCAGCTCGCTCTGCGGTCCCGTGCTCGACGACGTCGCGCTGGTTAGCGTCCGCTACCCGAAGCACGCGTGA
- the LOC135678487 gene encoding caffeoylshikimate esterase-like codes for MGSDAPPPSLPPPTKYFWGDEPGEDEYYASQGVRNRQSYFQSPHGRLFTQSFHPIDPATGADRPVKALVFMSHGYGSDTGWLFQKIAIAYANWGYAVYCADLLGHGRSDGIRCYLGDMEAVAGASLSFFVSVRRESPGLPAFLFGESMGGAATLLMYLRSDPGTWTGLIFSAPLFVIPDDMKPSRLHLFLYGLLFGLADTWAAMPDNKMVGKAIKDPDRLRVIASNPRRYTGRPRVGTMRELARLCDYFKTQFRGVTAPFLTVHGTEDGVTSPEGSKTFYEMASSADKKLIMYEGMYHSLIQGEPEENSSRVLADMRAWIDERVERYAGAAMN; via the coding sequence ATGGGCTCCGACGCGCCGCCTCCGTCACTCCCCCCGCCGACGAAGTACTTCTGGGGCGACGAGCCCGGGGAGGACGAGTACTACGCGTCGCAGGGCGTCCGCAACCGGCAATCCTACTTCCAGAGCCCCCACGGCCGTCTCTTTACCCAATCCTTCCACCCCATCGACCCCGCCACCGGGGCCGACCGCCCCGTCAAGGCTCTCGTCTTCATGAGCCACGGCTACGGCTCGGACACCGGCTGGCTCTTCCAGAAGATCGCCATCGCCTACGCCAACTGGGGCTACGCCGTTTACTGCGCCGACCTCCTTGGCCACGGCCGCTCCGACGGCATCCGCTGCTACCTCGGCGACATGGAGGCCGTCGCGGGCGCATCCTTGTCCTTCTTCGTCTCGGTGCGCCGGGAGTCGCCCGGCCTCCCGGCCTTCCTCTTCGGCGAGTCCATGGGCGGCGCCGCCACCCTCCTGATGTACCTCCGCTCCGACCCGGGCACCTGGACGGGACTCATCTTCTCCGCCCCACTCTTCGTCATCCCGGACGACATGAAGCCGTCCCGCCTCCACCTCTTCCTCTACGGCCTCCTCTTCGGGCTGGCCGACACCTGGGCGGCCATGCCGGACAACAAGATGGTGGGCAAGGCCATCAAGGACCCGGACCGACTCCGGGTCATCGCCTCCAACCCGCGGCGCTACACGGGGCGCCCCCGGGTGGGCACCATGAGGGAGCTCGCCCGCCTCTGCGACTACTTCAAGACCCAATTCCGCGGGGTCACGGCGCCCTTCCTGACGGTGCACGGCACCGAAGACGGGGTCACCTCGCCGGAGGGGTCGAAGACGTTCTACGAGATGGCATCGAGCGCGGACAAGAAGCTGATCATGTACGAGGGGATGTACCACTCGCTGATCCAGGGGGAGCCGGAGGAGAACAGCAGCCGGGTCCTGGCGGACATGAGGGCATGGATCGACGAGCGCGTCGAGCGGTACGCAGGCGCGGCGATGAATTGA
- the LOC135678483 gene encoding uncharacterized protein LOC135678483: MRFKKGNKVEVWSPREVPSGSWRSAEIISGNGHYYTVRYDGYPMEGSVAVDRVPRKAIRPCPPPAGTLKDSTSGDVVEVFDNNSWKLAEILVVVDKKYCSVRLLGSSREIRADKSLLRRRLSWQDNKWVMIHKDSGVQNGAMLSSLSRGGKSSYHLPQSCVEIDNSAGKSLFPIENYDFPEKARRFISRETKKRPFDIYIPAEKCNDVRRKTRATEKNGMDQRISTEHPIHCLEKVDAVASKGRVMGEKCMHTCLNNRTIVSSKIESGRGRPSSDKQKCLVRSAESNDAESTSSSVGSCSVGSSPCRLPWHHETYPSKELYNHYDHAETSCGLERELSLSRKDELQAEIHQLELNAYRSSLIALHALGPISWEREALMTNLRLMLNISNDEHLMELRNLMHSEMTTTMS; the protein is encoded by the exons ATGAGATTCAAGAAGGGGAACAAGGTGGAGGTTTGGAGCCCGAGGGAGGTTCCGTCAGGCTCATGGCGGAGTGCCGAGATCATCTCGGGCAATGGGCATTACTATACCGTGAGATATGATGGGTATCCGATGGAGGGCAGTGTGGCAGTGGACAGAGTGCCAAGGAAAGCTATCAGACCTTGCCCTCCACCTGCCGGAACCCTGAAGGATTCAACATCTGGTGATGTTGTTGAAGTTTTCGACAACAATTCATGGAAGCTCGCTGAGatattggtagttgttgataagaAATACTGTTCTGTTAGGCTCCTTGGATCCTCCAGGGAGATCAGAGCCGACAAATCTCTCTTAAGGAGACGGCTGTCTTGGCAAGACAACAAGTGGGTGATGATTCATAAG GATTCTGGAGTACAAAATGGTGCAATGCTAAGCAGTCTGTCAAGAGGAGGAAAGTCCAGTTACCACTTGCCTCAGTCATGTGTGGAGATCGATAATTCTGCTGGAAAGAGCCTTTTTCCTATTGAAAATTATGATTTTCCTGAGAAAGCTAGACGATTCATCTCAAGAGAAACAAAGAAAAGgccatttgatatatatattccTGCTGAGAAGTGCAATGATGTTAGAAGAAAGACAAGGGCAACCGAAAAAAATGGGATGGATCAAAGAATATCTACTGAGCACCCAATACATTGTCTGGAAAAGGTAGATGCTGTTGCTTCCAAAGGAAGAGTGATGGGTGAAAAATGCATGCATACTTGCTTAAACAACAGAACAATTGTTTCCTCTAAAATTGAGTCGGGAAGGGGAAGACCAAGTTCAGATAAGCAAAAATGTCTTGTAAGGAGTGCAGAATCTAATGATGCTGAAAGTACTTCATCCTCTGTTggtagttgtagtgtcggcagcaGTCCATGTAGGTTACCTTGGCACCATGAAAcctatccttccaaagaattgtATAaccattatgatcatgctgaaacTTCTTGTGGTCTGGAAAGAGAATTATCTCTTTCTAGAAAGGATGAGTTACAAGCAGAAATTCATCAGCTAGAGTTGAACGCATATCGGTCCAGTCTGATAGCTTTACATGCTTTGGGCCCTATAAGTTGGGAACGGGAAGCATTGATGACAAATTTGCGTCTTATGCTAAACATATCAAATGATGAACACTTAATGGAGCTAAGGAATTTGATGCATTCTGAAATGACCACCACAATGTCATAG